One stretch of Dokdonia sp. Hel_I_53 DNA includes these proteins:
- a CDS encoding arsenate reductase ArsC: MKNILVLCTGNSCRSQMAHGYLEKMTGKNANIYSAGIETHGINSGAVAIMKKDGIDISSHTSNNINEYVDVTWDYIITVCDHAYEKCPFIAAPNAVRLHHDFYDPSKFEGSPQETELAFEKAREEIKAYCKQFIFDYCI, encoded by the coding sequence ATGAAAAATATATTAGTTCTCTGTACAGGAAATAGTTGCCGTAGTCAAATGGCACACGGTTATTTAGAAAAAATGACCGGAAAAAATGCAAATATATATAGCGCAGGGATAGAAACCCACGGGATTAATTCTGGAGCCGTAGCTATTATGAAAAAAGATGGAATAGACATATCAAGTCATACCTCAAATAACATTAACGAGTATGTAGATGTAACTTGGGATTATATAATTACGGTATGTGATCATGCTTACGAAAAATGCCCATTTATAGCTGCTCCTAACGCGGTAAGGCTGCACCATGACTTCTACGATCCCTCAAAATTTGAAGGTTCACCTCAAGAAACTGAATTAGCTTTTGAAAAGGCTAGGGAGGAAATAAAGGCCTACTGTAAACAATTTATTTTCGATTATTGCATTTGA
- a CDS encoding DUF6428 family protein, with the protein MKTEEFLQILKQHQDKSLLFEYAPNLLVGANYHITEIKHITVDSVDCGAGVDAWKETIVQLWEDPNELGKTTFMSALKAMGILNKVGTIKSYIMDAELKIEYSNANFHTAQLFVNDYEVRGKNILMKLTSQATDCKAKEACGIQVSEVEEMAGCAPGSGCC; encoded by the coding sequence ATGAAAACTGAAGAATTTTTACAAATACTCAAACAGCACCAAGATAAATCACTACTCTTTGAGTATGCACCTAATTTATTAGTGGGAGCAAATTATCACATCACAGAAATAAAGCACATTACTGTAGACTCTGTAGACTGTGGAGCAGGTGTAGATGCTTGGAAAGAAACCATTGTTCAACTATGGGAAGACCCTAACGAGCTTGGGAAAACTACTTTTATGAGTGCACTTAAAGCAATGGGTATTTTAAATAAGGTAGGGACTATAAAGTCCTATATAATGGATGCCGAACTTAAAATAGAGTATAGCAATGCAAATTTTCATACGGCACAACTTTTTGTAAATGACTATGAGGTGCGTGGCAAGAATATTTTGATGAAACTTACTTCACAAGCGACAGATTGTAAAGCAAAAGAAGCATGTGGTATTCAAGTTAGTGAAGTAGAAGAAATGGCAGGGTGCGCCCCAGGAAGTGGGTGTTGTTAA
- a CDS encoding pyridoxal phosphate-dependent decarboxylase family protein: MSTPLLHKVYDSSIFKEEGDHLINLLSDYLSKTVSMESEKVINWSEPDEEYLFWKNFKQKGYTTSQLFQTVIERSIHTHHPHYIGHQVAPSVPLSALATLLSAQLNNGMAVYEMGAASTALERVVIEFFTQALGFKNGDGFLTSGGTLANLTALLAARSIKASSDVWNEGATHKLAILVSEEAHYCVDRSARIMGLGSGGIIKIPSDKNFKMRTDLLETYYAQAINNGFEIIAVVGSAPSTSTGVYDDLEAISAFAKAKNIWFHIDAAHGGAAIFSSKYKQLLNGANQADSIIIDGHKMMGISAITTAVLFKKSTSSYAAFEQKAQYLWEKNDDPDWFNLAKRTFECTKSMMSLRFYVLINAYGSQFFEDFLTTLYDTAINFGAFIKEQKDFELALDPVSNIVCFRHIGKGGNLDDINLNIRRSLLEDGIFYIVSTRLRGDFFLRMTVMNPFTNMTHLAALLENIRKIVNNK, from the coding sequence ATGAGCACACCTTTATTGCATAAAGTATATGATAGTTCCATTTTTAAGGAAGAGGGTGATCATCTCATTAACTTACTATCAGATTATTTAAGTAAGACAGTCTCTATGGAGAGTGAGAAGGTTATTAACTGGTCTGAGCCAGATGAAGAATACCTCTTTTGGAAAAATTTCAAACAAAAAGGCTACACTACCTCGCAGCTCTTTCAGACGGTTATAGAGCGATCCATTCATACCCATCACCCTCACTACATAGGACATCAAGTAGCACCCTCTGTACCACTATCTGCACTAGCCACCTTACTAAGCGCACAGCTTAACAATGGAATGGCGGTTTATGAAATGGGAGCTGCCTCTACAGCTCTGGAACGGGTTGTAATTGAATTTTTTACCCAAGCTTTGGGTTTTAAAAATGGAGATGGCTTTTTGACTTCAGGAGGTACACTTGCAAACCTTACGGCACTGTTAGCCGCTCGCAGTATAAAAGCTTCTAGCGATGTTTGGAATGAAGGTGCTACTCATAAATTAGCCATTTTGGTTTCAGAAGAAGCACACTACTGTGTAGATCGCAGTGCTCGTATTATGGGATTAGGCTCTGGAGGAATTATAAAAATTCCATCAGATAAAAATTTTAAGATGCGTACAGATTTGCTTGAAACATATTATGCTCAAGCGATTAACAATGGATTTGAAATAATTGCAGTTGTAGGCAGCGCCCCAAGTACGAGTACTGGAGTTTATGATGATCTTGAGGCTATTTCTGCTTTCGCGAAAGCAAAAAATATTTGGTTCCATATAGATGCTGCTCACGGAGGAGCGGCTATTTTTTCATCAAAGTACAAGCAGTTGCTCAATGGAGCTAATCAAGCAGATTCTATAATTATTGACGGCCATAAAATGATGGGGATCAGCGCAATAACTACTGCTGTTCTATTTAAAAAAAGCACATCAAGCTATGCTGCTTTTGAGCAAAAGGCACAATATCTTTGGGAAAAAAATGACGATCCTGACTGGTTCAATCTTGCTAAACGCACTTTTGAGTGTACAAAGAGCATGATGAGCTTGCGCTTTTATGTACTGATTAACGCATATGGAAGTCAATTCTTTGAAGATTTCCTCACCACATTGTATGACACCGCTATAAATTTTGGTGCATTTATAAAAGAACAAAAAGATTTTGAATTAGCACTGGATCCTGTATCTAACATTGTTTGTTTTCGACATATAGGTAAGGGTGGAAATTTAGATGATATAAACTTAAACATAAGAAGATCTCTTCTTGAAGATGGAATATTTTACATAGTCTCTACTAGGTTAAGAGGTGATTTCTTTCTTAGGATGACGGTGATGAATCCATTTACTAACATGACCCACCTAGCGGCGCTTTTAGAAAACATCAGGAAAATAGTAAATAACAAATAA
- a CDS encoding ArsR/SmtB family transcription factor: protein MGVTKRHIHSTQANMIADLAKIFSHPARVAIIDYIGDCDGCLCQDISDKIRLSQPTTSQHLQVIKKAGILKSYFKGKSQYYSIDVLKWEQVQELFNGFFNVTKAKCC from the coding sequence ATGGGCGTTACAAAACGACACATTCACTCCACTCAGGCAAATATGATAGCAGATTTGGCAAAAATATTTTCTCATCCCGCTCGTGTTGCTATTATTGATTATATAGGAGATTGTGATGGTTGCTTATGTCAAGATATATCAGATAAAATAAGATTATCACAACCTACCACTTCTCAACACCTACAAGTCATAAAAAAGGCTGGAATCTTAAAAAGTTACTTCAAAGGAAAATCACAATATTACAGTATAGATGTCCTTAAGTGGGAACAAGTTCAAGAGCTTTTCAATGGTTTTTTTAATGTTACAAAAGCAAAATGTTGCTAA
- a CDS encoding TM2 domain-containing protein codes for MEEDKIPGDKTGNDAKRMADQFEEKAREFTEEAKNTFHQAKEDWNQTTNSTENKKLLSGILAILLGSLGIHKFILGYTKEGIVLLVMSLLGFVTCGITSGIAWVVGIVEGVIYLTKTDAEFYNTYQSGRKPWF; via the coding sequence ATGGAAGAAGATAAAATACCAGGAGATAAGACTGGAAATGATGCAAAGAGAATGGCAGACCAGTTTGAAGAGAAAGCAAGAGAATTTACAGAAGAGGCAAAAAACACTTTTCATCAAGCTAAAGAAGATTGGAATCAAACAACCAATAGTACTGAAAATAAAAAATTACTCTCTGGAATACTAGCAATTTTACTCGGCTCACTAGGGATTCATAAATTTATTTTAGGCTATACAAAAGAAGGGATTGTTCTTCTTGTAATGAGTTTATTAGGTTTTGTAACCTGTGGTATAACTTCTGGTATTGCTTGGGTTGTTGGAATTGTAGAAGGTGTCATATATTTAACAAAAACAGATGCCGAATTTTATAACACTTACCAATCAGGTAGAAAGCCTTGGTTTTAA
- a CDS encoding VOC family protein — protein sequence MKRVTGIGGMFFKSKDPDAQKKWYKKHLDLPTDQYGWTFWWRDENGNKCSTQWSPMASDSNYFTPSEKPFMFNFRVDNLVDLLAILKKEGVTVIGEMEEYSYGKFGWILDPEGNKIELWEPIDSAFEKEGS from the coding sequence ATGAAAAGAGTCACAGGTATAGGTGGTATGTTTTTTAAGAGTAAGGATCCTGATGCCCAAAAAAAGTGGTATAAAAAACATCTTGACCTACCTACAGATCAGTATGGATGGACTTTTTGGTGGCGTGATGAAAATGGCAATAAATGCTCAACACAGTGGAGCCCTATGGCTAGTGATAGCAATTACTTTACACCTAGTGAGAAGCCATTTATGTTTAATTTTAGAGTAGATAATCTAGTAGATTTATTAGCTATTTTAAAAAAAGAAGGAGTTACGGTTATAGGTGAAATGGAAGAGTATAGTTATGGGAAATTTGGCTGGATTTTAGATCCAGAAGGAAATAAGATTGAGCTTTGGGAGCCTATTGACAGTGCTTTTGAAAAGGAAGGATCATAG
- a CDS encoding DUF4199 domain-containing protein, which yields MGLAVKKFGMIAFLSGFIGFGAALFLGKSLDYSTQELIGYAVIGMVVALVYFGIAYRRDTVNAGQITFSQALQTGIVIAICGALGIALIDVIFTQFIHPDFFRDYNAYQLQLAEESGIPSKIEQAQNASKSYQNISPLKISLMAGAMMFFMTFTLGSLCAVLSGVILKRTI from the coding sequence ATGGGTCTAGCTGTAAAAAAATTTGGAATGATTGCTTTTCTCTCTGGGTTTATAGGTTTTGGGGCAGCATTGTTTCTAGGAAAATCACTTGATTATAGCACTCAAGAGCTTATAGGGTATGCAGTTATAGGGATGGTGGTGGCCTTAGTCTATTTTGGAATTGCCTATAGACGAGATACTGTAAATGCTGGGCAAATTACTTTTAGCCAGGCTTTACAAACAGGTATTGTTATTGCTATTTGTGGCGCACTCGGAATAGCGCTCATCGATGTCATATTTACCCAGTTTATACATCCAGACTTTTTTCGAGACTACAACGCTTATCAACTGCAACTAGCAGAAGAAAGTGGAATTCCGTCAAAAATAGAGCAAGCACAAAATGCATCTAAGAGTTATCAAAATATAAGTCCACTTAAAATATCACTTATGGCTGGAGCTATGATGTTTTTTATGACATTTACATTGGGCTCTTTATGCGCGGTACTTTCTGGTGTTATTTTAAAGAGGACAATATAG
- a CDS encoding 2-hydroxyacid dehydrogenase produces MKILHLDKNHPLLVDQLTDAGHTNDENYKISKAETEKIIGMYDGIVIRSRFKIDRLFIDAATNLKFIARVGAGLESIDVKYAKEKGIYLINSPEGNRNAVGEQALGMLLNLFNNINRADREVKAGHWNREQNRGVELEGKTVGIIGYGNMGKAFAKKLKGFDCNVVCYDLKNGLGDENARQVSLTTLQKEADVLSLHTPWTPKTDQMVDSNFINAFAKAFYLINTARGKSVVTKDLVAAMKDGKILGAGLDVLEYENLSFENLFTGNQSIPVPLEYLIKQDNVILTPHIAGWTIESKVKLSQTIVDKILARF; encoded by the coding sequence ATGAAAATATTACATTTAGATAAAAATCACCCACTACTTGTAGATCAACTTACAGATGCAGGACATACTAATGATGAGAATTATAAAATTTCAAAAGCAGAGACTGAGAAGATTATAGGAATGTATGATGGCATTGTGATAAGAAGCAGATTCAAAATAGACAGACTTTTTATAGATGCTGCTACTAATTTAAAATTCATCGCTCGTGTAGGTGCTGGTTTAGAGAGTATTGACGTTAAATATGCAAAAGAAAAAGGGATTTATCTTATAAACTCACCAGAAGGAAATAGAAATGCTGTAGGAGAACAGGCATTAGGAATGCTTCTAAATCTTTTCAATAATATTAATCGTGCAGATAGAGAGGTAAAAGCGGGTCATTGGAACCGGGAGCAGAATAGGGGTGTTGAATTAGAGGGAAAAACCGTTGGGATCATTGGGTATGGAAATATGGGAAAAGCCTTTGCAAAGAAATTAAAAGGTTTTGATTGCAATGTAGTATGCTATGATCTAAAGAATGGGCTGGGAGATGAAAACGCTCGACAAGTGTCTTTAACAACCCTTCAAAAAGAGGCAGATGTGTTGAGTTTACATACACCTTGGACCCCTAAAACCGATCAAATGGTAGATAGTAATTTTATAAACGCTTTCGCGAAAGCGTTCTATCTCATAAACACTGCAAGGGGTAAGTCAGTTGTTACAAAAGATCTCGTTGCTGCGATGAAGGATGGTAAAATATTAGGTGCTGGATTAGACGTTTTAGAATATGAAAATTTATCTTTTGAAAATCTTTTTACAGGAAACCAAAGCATACCTGTGCCATTAGAATATCTTATCAAACAAGATAATGTAATACTTACACCTCACATTGCTGGGTGGACAATAGAGAGTAAGGTTAAATTGTCTCAAACTATAGTTGATAAAATACTCGCACGTTTTTAG
- a CDS encoding acyl-CoA thioesterase: MKKQKFEYHLTVPAIAIDMLGHVNNVVYLEWVQTAASKHWEQATANYFKDIPKNEMVWVVKDHYITYKSEAFQNDEVIVTTFVEKFTAVTSERHTIIRRKDDDKILASAITNWCLLKMPEGKPMRVPEEIIALF; the protein is encoded by the coding sequence TTGAAAAAGCAAAAGTTTGAATATCACCTTACAGTTCCTGCTATTGCCATCGATATGCTAGGTCATGTGAATAATGTGGTGTATTTAGAGTGGGTGCAAACGGCAGCCTCAAAGCATTGGGAACAAGCCACAGCAAACTATTTTAAAGATATTCCCAAAAATGAAATGGTGTGGGTAGTCAAGGACCATTATATAACCTATAAGTCTGAAGCTTTTCAAAATGACGAGGTCATTGTCACCACCTTTGTGGAGAAATTCACTGCCGTAACTTCAGAGCGTCATACAATCATACGTCGTAAGGATGACGATAAAATCTTAGCAAGCGCAATCACAAATTGGTGTTTATTAAAAATGCCGGAGGGTAAACCCATGAGAGTTCCCGAAGAGATCATTGCTTTGTTTTGA
- the mgtE gene encoding magnesium transporter, protein MQFEVTEDFIDHIQVLIANEDDSALREILSGEHHADIAEVFDEIHGEEAAYLVRLLDSEQTSEALMELDEDVREKLLFNLTPQEIADEVQEMDTDDAVDMIAELDDHIQRAVIDQIEDAEHKADIREMLLYDENSAGGLMAKELIKVKETWTVAGCVREMRRQAEEVTRVHSIYVVTKEDELIGRLSLKDLLTSTAQTKISEIYIPKVDAVNVNDPAEDVAKLMQKYDLEAIPVVDDMKKLLGRITIDDIVDFIKDEADKDYQMAAGITGEAEADDTIVELVRARLPWLVLGLIGSLGAVNIMQAFDGALSSHPELFFFTPLVAAVAGNVGVQSSAIIVQGLANDNVKGSLFNRLLKEVGLSLLNGVALGVLVIIFGVVFDFGILVSITIAAAMLSVIIVASLVGTFVPIILDKRGIDPAIATGPFITTSNDIFGILLFFSIAKLILGF, encoded by the coding sequence ATGCAGTTTGAAGTTACAGAAGACTTTATAGATCACATTCAAGTTCTCATAGCAAATGAGGACGATAGTGCACTGCGCGAGATCTTGAGTGGTGAGCACCACGCAGATATTGCCGAAGTTTTTGATGAGATTCATGGTGAAGAAGCAGCATATCTTGTAAGGCTGCTAGATAGTGAGCAAACTTCTGAAGCTTTAATGGAGCTGGATGAGGATGTCCGAGAGAAATTACTATTTAACCTTACTCCTCAAGAAATTGCAGATGAGGTGCAAGAAATGGATACCGATGATGCGGTAGATATGATTGCAGAGCTCGATGATCATATACAGCGAGCTGTTATTGATCAAATAGAAGATGCAGAGCATAAAGCAGACATCCGTGAGATGTTGCTCTATGATGAAAATAGTGCTGGTGGATTAATGGCCAAAGAGCTTATTAAGGTAAAAGAGACTTGGACGGTTGCTGGATGTGTGCGAGAGATGCGCCGTCAGGCAGAGGAGGTGACACGCGTACATTCTATCTATGTAGTTACCAAAGAGGATGAATTGATAGGTAGGTTATCTCTTAAAGACCTCCTTACCTCTACTGCACAAACAAAAATATCTGAAATCTATATTCCAAAAGTAGATGCTGTAAATGTTAACGATCCTGCAGAGGATGTTGCAAAGTTAATGCAGAAGTATGATCTTGAGGCTATCCCAGTGGTAGACGACATGAAAAAATTACTAGGTAGAATTACTATTGATGATATTGTAGACTTCATTAAAGACGAAGCAGATAAAGATTATCAGATGGCCGCTGGTATTACAGGGGAAGCAGAAGCAGATGATACGATTGTTGAGCTTGTGCGTGCAAGACTGCCTTGGCTTGTTTTAGGATTGATAGGAAGTCTAGGAGCAGTAAACATTATGCAAGCCTTTGATGGGGCACTGAGTTCACATCCAGAGCTATTTTTCTTTACGCCACTTGTAGCGGCGGTGGCTGGAAATGTAGGGGTACAATCAAGTGCAATTATTGTACAAGGTCTAGCAAATGATAATGTAAAAGGGAGTCTTTTTAATCGTTTGTTAAAAGAAGTAGGTTTGAGTTTATTAAATGGTGTTGCCTTAGGTGTTTTGGTCATCATCTTTGGAGTTGTGTTTGACTTTGGTATTTTAGTAAGTATTACGATTGCTGCAGCGATGCTATCTGTAATAATAGTAGCTTCTTTAGTAGGAACTTTTGTTCCTATTATTTTAGATAAGCGAGGTATCGATCCAGCGATTGCTACAGGACCTTTTATAACTACTAGTAATGATATTTTTGGAATTTTGTTGTTCTTTTCTATAGCCAAATTAATTTTAGGATTTTGA
- the rsmA gene encoding 16S rRNA (adenine(1518)-N(6)/adenine(1519)-N(6))-dimethyltransferase RsmA — MAKYSAKRKFEKPHASRNARDQGVQAKKHLGQHFLGDESVALDIADTLTLEKYKHVLEIGPGTGVLTKYILKKPVELTVMDLDRESIAYLQSSFTLEHNLNEETFTVLEADFLKYDLDTIYPNEQLAITGNFPYNISTQIVFKTIEHKCRIPEFTGMFQKEVAMRICASHGSKTYGILSVLAQAFYDAEYLFTVPPTVFIPPPKVDSGVLRLKRKENFENIGCREDMLFKVVKAAFQQRRKTLRNSLKGFELSDRFRESEILNLRPEQLSVQDFINLTRSIEIELKSE, encoded by the coding sequence ATGGCAAAATACTCAGCAAAGCGTAAGTTTGAAAAGCCACACGCTAGCCGTAATGCTAGAGATCAAGGTGTGCAGGCAAAAAAGCATCTAGGTCAGCACTTTTTGGGAGATGAGAGTGTGGCTCTAGACATTGCAGACACACTTACCTTAGAGAAATACAAACATGTTTTAGAAATAGGCCCTGGAACAGGTGTGCTCACAAAATACATCCTTAAAAAACCAGTAGAACTCACCGTAATGGACTTAGATAGAGAGTCTATAGCCTATTTGCAAAGTTCATTCACTTTAGAACATAATTTAAACGAAGAGACTTTCACAGTGCTAGAAGCAGATTTTCTTAAGTACGATCTGGATACTATATATCCAAATGAGCAACTAGCTATAACGGGTAATTTTCCTTACAATATTTCTACTCAAATTGTGTTTAAAACGATTGAACACAAATGTCGTATCCCAGAATTTACAGGAATGTTTCAAAAGGAAGTGGCAATGCGTATTTGTGCAAGTCATGGAAGTAAAACATATGGAATTCTTTCAGTACTAGCGCAGGCTTTTTATGATGCGGAGTATCTTTTTACAGTACCTCCTACTGTGTTTATTCCACCACCTAAGGTAGATAGTGGCGTATTACGCTTAAAGCGAAAAGAAAATTTTGAGAACATTGGCTGTCGTGAAGACATGTTATTCAAAGTGGTAAAAGCAGCTTTTCAACAACGTAGAAAAACGTTGAGAAATAGTCTCAAGGGGTTTGAATTGAGTGATCGCTTTCGCGAAAGCGAAATCCTAAACCTGCGCCCAGAACAGCTATCAGTACAAGACTTTATAAACCTTACGCGATCGATAGAAATCGAATTAAAATCTGAGTAA
- a CDS encoding DUF4286 family protein, which produces MIIYNVTINVEEEIEKEWLIWMQETHIPEVLQTKKFQSALMTKVRVEEDMGGVTYSVQYSCPSQEMLEAYYNEDQERMQLSANKFAGKFVAFRTELELISQH; this is translated from the coding sequence ATGATTATATACAATGTCACGATTAACGTAGAAGAAGAAATTGAGAAAGAATGGCTTATCTGGATGCAGGAAACACATATTCCAGAAGTACTTCAAACTAAAAAATTTCAAAGTGCTTTGATGACAAAAGTACGTGTAGAGGAAGACATGGGTGGAGTAACTTACAGTGTCCAATACAGCTGCCCAAGTCAAGAAATGCTGGAGGCTTATTATAATGAAGATCAAGAGCGCATGCAATTATCGGCCAATAAATTTGCCGGAAAATTTGTTGCATTTAGAACAGAATTAGAGTTAATATCACAGCATTAA
- a CDS encoding tetratricopeptide repeat protein, whose product MKKDFVLFLLWVVLGCGLIHAQSGQLARNYADQGEYEKAILLYQKALRTERGNPKLLAELVKSYQQIEQYEEAEAELKSYLSKVVDKGFLLVELGYNEQLRGNDSLATQFYARAIEGVVNNSMNTHRVATTFQSHSLLEQAVAAYEAGAKANVNANYNIQLAKLYGELGQVKNMYDAYLNLINKNPNYAAVAQRTFAIYINEDPLNDANIIFRKTILKRLQTEQNVLYNELLSWLFIQQKEYHKAFVQEKAIYRRTDGSFNGLVNLADIAIEEKEYEAAEEILLFLKENIVNEDVEFESEQKLLQIAIIKAVTTQDKELIKSRFETLLQKPDIALYAVPIQVNYAHFVAFDMDKPDEAFKYLREEVKKPRNRFDEARLKMELADILVLKEKFNQALIYYSQIQNKIKNNLVSQEARFKVAKTSYYKGDFDWAEQQLDVLKRGNTQLIANDALELLLVIRDNSMDDSLQTALKKYARADLLTYQNKPDEAIQLYENILEEHKGEKIEDEALLAQAKLHESKNAFAKAEKNYLTIIAYYSDGILADDAHYRLARLYEGPLNNTEKAKEHYERIIFDLADSIYYVEAQKRFRNLRGDAIN is encoded by the coding sequence ATGAAGAAGGATTTTGTTTTGTTTTTACTATGGGTTGTGCTTGGTTGCGGTTTAATACACGCGCAGTCAGGACAGCTTGCTCGTAACTATGCAGACCAAGGCGAGTATGAAAAAGCAATTTTATTATATCAAAAAGCACTCAGAACAGAACGAGGAAACCCTAAGCTCTTAGCAGAATTAGTAAAAAGTTATCAGCAAATAGAGCAATACGAAGAGGCAGAAGCCGAACTCAAATCTTATTTATCTAAAGTTGTAGATAAAGGATTTCTACTGGTTGAATTAGGGTATAACGAACAGTTAAGAGGAAATGATTCCTTAGCTACACAATTTTACGCTAGAGCCATAGAAGGTGTTGTGAATAACTCAATGAATACTCACCGTGTGGCGACTACATTTCAAAGTCATAGTTTATTGGAACAGGCTGTCGCAGCTTATGAAGCTGGCGCAAAAGCAAATGTAAATGCAAACTATAATATACAGCTGGCAAAACTCTATGGGGAATTAGGTCAAGTCAAAAATATGTATGATGCTTACCTCAATCTTATTAATAAAAACCCTAATTATGCGGCGGTGGCTCAACGCACATTTGCTATCTATATTAATGAAGATCCTCTTAATGATGCAAATATTATTTTTAGAAAAACCATTCTCAAACGATTACAGACTGAGCAAAATGTGCTTTATAATGAATTGTTGAGCTGGCTCTTCATTCAACAGAAAGAATATCACAAAGCTTTTGTACAAGAAAAGGCAATCTACAGAAGAACAGATGGGAGTTTTAATGGCCTTGTAAATCTTGCAGATATTGCTATAGAAGAAAAAGAGTATGAGGCAGCAGAAGAAATTCTTCTTTTTCTAAAAGAAAATATAGTTAATGAGGATGTTGAGTTTGAATCTGAGCAAAAACTATTACAAATAGCCATCATTAAGGCGGTTACAACACAAGATAAAGAACTTATAAAAAGTCGTTTTGAAACATTATTGCAAAAACCAGATATTGCTTTATACGCCGTTCCTATACAAGTAAACTATGCGCATTTTGTTGCTTTTGATATGGATAAACCAGACGAGGCTTTTAAATACCTTAGAGAGGAAGTTAAAAAACCCCGTAACCGATTTGATGAAGCTCGTTTAAAGATGGAATTGGCAGATATTCTTGTGCTTAAGGAGAAATTCAATCAAGCGCTTATTTACTATTCTCAAATTCAGAACAAGATTAAAAATAACCTTGTTTCACAAGAAGCAAGATTTAAAGTAGCCAAGACAAGTTATTATAAAGGTGATTTTGACTGGGCAGAACAACAACTGGACGTACTTAAACGAGGAAATACTCAATTGATAGCAAATGACGCACTAGAGTTGCTATTAGTGATCCGTGATAACTCTATGGATGATAGTTTACAAACGGCACTTAAGAAATATGCGAGAGCAGATTTACTCACCTATCAAAACAAGCCAGATGAAGCCATCCAGCTTTATGAAAACATTTTAGAGGAGCATAAAGGAGAGAAAATAGAAGATGAGGCTTTACTTGCACAGGCAAAACTACACGAATCTAAAAACGCTTTTGCAAAAGCAGAAAAAAATTACCTTACTATCATCGCTTATTATAGTGATGGTATTCTAGCAGATGATGCTCACTATAGACTTGCAAGACTCTATGAGGGGCCTCTTAATAATACAGAAAAAGCAAAGGAACACTATGAGCGTATCATCTTTGATTTAGCAGATAGTATTTACTATGTAGAAGCACAGAAACGATTTAGGAACTTGCGGGGAGATGCAATTAATTAA